In the genome of Desulfatiglans sp., one region contains:
- a CDS encoding transglutaminase domain-containing protein has translation MKYSTNMIGKKRNILNLTGILIVIFWVVMLSILFRKHYLYNDPVQSAAINVKAGEARQDWKEIFLNNKKVGYAVTALKPFEGGYYIQDELFLKLNLMGFEKGLYTITQASVDESFRLKNFFFKMNSGVINYRITGKVEGNLLKITTGTGRRGKVKEIRLNETPVISSGLDHMFRNIKPVPGESFNTTFFDPATMMQRQATFKVISREKIKINNIEYDTFMVEGEVMGARLNFWFDMNGDILKEQSIMGLTMVKSSPANAPLNIEDGVEDFYEVTVVRTDKKLPDTKRLKGLTIRLKGIEDTGFDLADISGERQKYINGILSVTVEEGPFRAGYRVPYTVEEPDMKKYLAPEYNIESDEDAIISKAQKIAGNIKDPVILSQKMMEWVYTNIEKRPVISIPSATEVLETMTGDCNEHAILLTALLRAVGIPARISTGLVYTRENFYYHAWVEVYTGEWITIDPTMNQFPADVSHITLLRGNIDKQVEIMAVIGKLAIEVIDFEYN, from the coding sequence ATGAAATACAGTACTAATATGATCGGAAAGAAACGAAACATTTTAAATCTTACAGGCATACTGATTGTAATTTTCTGGGTAGTGATGCTCTCCATCCTTTTTAGGAAACACTACCTTTACAATGATCCTGTTCAGTCTGCTGCTATTAATGTTAAGGCCGGTGAGGCAAGACAGGACTGGAAGGAGATATTTCTTAATAATAAAAAGGTAGGGTATGCTGTAACCGCCCTTAAACCCTTTGAAGGGGGTTACTACATACAGGATGAGTTGTTCCTTAAACTGAACCTTATGGGTTTTGAAAAGGGGCTTTACACCATTACACAGGCCAGTGTAGATGAGAGTTTCCGACTTAAAAATTTCTTTTTCAAGATGAATTCGGGTGTCATAAATTACAGGATCACGGGAAAGGTCGAGGGGAATCTGCTTAAAATAACTACCGGAACAGGTAGAAGAGGTAAAGTAAAGGAGATAAGATTGAATGAGACACCTGTAATAAGCAGCGGACTTGATCATATGTTTAGAAATATTAAACCTGTTCCTGGTGAAAGTTTTAATACGACATTTTTTGATCCGGCAACCATGATGCAAAGGCAGGCCACCTTTAAAGTTATTTCAAGAGAAAAAATCAAAATTAATAATATTGAGTATGATACATTCATGGTAGAAGGGGAGGTCATGGGCGCCAGGCTCAATTTCTGGTTCGATATGAATGGTGATATTCTTAAAGAGCAGAGTATAATGGGGTTAACAATGGTAAAATCCAGCCCTGCCAATGCGCCTTTAAATATTGAAGATGGGGTAGAAGACTTCTATGAAGTTACTGTTGTGCGCACGGATAAAAAACTTCCTGACACAAAAAGATTAAAAGGGCTTACAATCCGGCTTAAAGGCATTGAAGATACAGGATTTGACCTTGCAGACATTTCAGGAGAAAGACAGAAATACATAAATGGTATATTGAGTGTTACAGTAGAAGAGGGGCCCTTCAGGGCCGGTTACAGGGTTCCCTATACAGTTGAAGAGCCAGATATGAAAAAATATCTTGCCCCTGAATACAATATTGAGAGTGATGAGGATGCAATTATCAGTAAAGCACAGAAGATAGCAGGAAATATTAAAGACCCTGTTATCCTTTCCCAAAAGATGATGGAATGGGTCTATACCAACATAGAAAAGCGGCCTGTTATAAGTATCCCCAGCGCAACAGAGGTGCTTGAGACAATGACAGGCGACTGCAATGAGCATGCAATCCTATTAACTGCCCTCTTAAGGGCTGTTGGTATCCCTGCAAGGATATCAACAGGCCTTGTGTATACAAGGGAAAATTTTTATTATCATGCATGGGTCGAGGTATATACAGGGGAGTGGATTACAATTGACCCCACCATGAACCAGTTTCCTGCG
- a CDS encoding histidinol phosphate phosphatase domain-containing protein, giving the protein MIDLHSHSIFSDGVLIPAELTRRYEAAGYRAIAITDHADQSNVDFTIPRIIRVANELNRAQSVTVIPGIEITHVPPPLIAGLVREARALGAKIIVLHGETIVEPVAPGTNLAGIEAGIDILAHPGLITPEEVMLAAEKGVFLEITSRSGHSLTNGHVARLALENGAKMVLDSDCHEPGNIITDAFAEKVIKGAGLPDGFLSKMLANSRSLVEKAGYEI; this is encoded by the coding sequence ATGATAGACCTTCATTCACATTCAATATTCAGCGATGGTGTGCTTATACCTGCGGAGCTTACAAGAAGATATGAGGCAGCAGGTTACAGGGCTATAGCTATAACTGACCATGCTGACCAGTCAAATGTGGATTTTACTATCCCTAGGATAATCAGGGTTGCGAATGAACTGAACAGGGCACAGTCTGTTACTGTCATACCCGGTATAGAGATTACCCATGTCCCTCCACCTTTGATTGCCGGCCTTGTTAGAGAGGCAAGGGCTCTGGGCGCAAAAATAATCGTTCTGCATGGTGAGACCATTGTGGAACCGGTTGCTCCCGGTACAAACCTCGCAGGTATAGAGGCGGGCATTGATATACTGGCTCATCCAGGTTTAATAACACCTGAAGAGGTAATGCTTGCAGCAGAAAAGGGTGTTTTTCTTGAGATAACATCAAGGTCAGGCCACAGCCTTACAAACGGTCATGTGGCAAGGCTTGCTCTGGAAAATGGCGCTAAAATGGTTCTTGATTCAGACTGCCATGAACCTGGGAATATTATAACAGATGCCTTTGCAGAGAAGGTTATAAAGGGCGCAGGGCTACCTGATGGTTTTTTATCTAAAATGCTTGCGAATTCACGCAGTCTGGTTGAAAAAGCGGGATATGAAATTTAG
- a CDS encoding bifunctional nuclease family protein, producing MFKPMTISKLTMDPITNSPIVILKEVYGEKTLPIWIGLMEATAIASKMEKIDFDRPMTHDLLKNILDMIDVKVEKIEICDLKNNVYYALIHIAHNGGLMQVDARPSDALALSLRVNAPIFVSEEVIDKSRHIDLMSAEPEVKTEEGKKWQEILENLNPEDFGKYKM from the coding sequence ATGTTTAAACCAATGACCATATCCAAGCTGACAATGGACCCGATAACGAACAGTCCGATTGTTATTCTGAAAGAGGTCTATGGTGAAAAGACACTGCCCATATGGATAGGGCTTATGGAGGCTACAGCCATAGCCAGCAAGATGGAAAAGATAGATTTTGACAGACCCATGACCCATGACCTATTAAAAAATATACTCGATATGATTGATGTAAAGGTTGAAAAGATAGAGATCTGCGATCTTAAAAATAATGTCTACTATGCCCTTATTCACATTGCTCATAATGGAGGCCTGATGCAGGTAGATGCAAGGCCTAGTGACGCACTGGCCCTTTCACTAAGGGTAAATGCCCCGATTTTTGTCTCTGAAGAGGTTATAGACAAGTCAAGGCATATTGATCTTATGAGTGCTGAACCTGAGGTAAAGACCGAAGAGGGCAAGAAGTGGCAGGAGATACTTGAAAACCTCAATCCCGAAGACTTCGGCAAATACAAGATGTAA